The region TGACAGATGGCATTGTCAAATTAGAAGAGTACCTCAACCAAGCACTAGAAGTAGATATGCCAGCATTAGCCTTAACCGATTTGAGTAATCTTTTTGGGGCGGTTAAGTTTTATAAAAAGGCGATCGATAAAAAAATTAAACCTATCATTGGTTGCGATGTTTGGTTGCAAAATGAAAAAAATCGCGAGCAGCCTTACCGGATTCTCGTATTGTGCCAATCTCAGGAAGGGTACCTAAATTTATCACGTCTGATTTCAAAATCTTTTCTAGATAATCAATATAAAGGACGGGCCGAAGTTAAATCTGCGTGGTTACTCGAAGATTTTAATAAAGGCTTAATTATATTATCAGGCGCACTTCAGGGTGAAATTGGGCAACTGATTTTGAATGATAAGACCAAAGAGGCATCAAAGGTTGTACTAAAATGGCAAGAAAAATTTGGCGATCGATTTTATTTAGAACTTCAACGATATGCAGAAGGAAAGTTATTAGAGGATCAAGAGCGTTATATCCAACAAGCTCTTCATTTAGCCACTCAACATGGAATACCTGTTGTTGCGACACATCCTATTCAGTTTATGCAGGCCGATGATTTCAGAGCACATGAGACAAAAACCTGTATTGCTGAAGGTTATGTTTTGGCTGACTCCAGACGACCTAAAACATTCTCACCCAACCAATTTTTCAAAGATGGTGAGGCGATGGTGGATCTCTTTAAAGATATTCCATCAGCGATTGAAAACTCTTTCGAAATTGCTAAAAGATGTAATTTTAGTTTTCACCTAGGTGAGACCTACCTTCCTAATTTCCCCATCCCTGAAGGGATGAAGATAGATGAATTCTTAAAATTAGAGGCAGAAAAGGGACTTAAACAAAGGCTTGAAAGTTTACCAAACCAAGAAGCCATTGACGAAAAAGTATACTTCGACCGACTTAATTTTGAGGTCGATGTGATTAACCAAATGGGTTATGCGGGCTATTTTTTAATCGTCTCTGATTTTATCAATTGGTCTAAGCAAAACAATATTCCCGTAGGACCCGGCAGGGGTTCAGGTGCGGGTTCAGTAGTGGCTTATAGCTTAGGTATTACCGACCTAGATCCCATTGAATATAACCTACTTTTTGAGCGATTTTTGAATCCAGATAGGGTGTCGATGCCCGATTTTGATATCGATTTTTGTCAGGAAGGACGAGATCAAGTGATTGATTACGTGAAAGAAAAGTATGGGGCTGAGTCTGTGTCACAGATTGCGACATTTGGCACCATGGCTGCAAGGGCAGTCATTCGTGATGTGGGGCGTGTCCTTGATCTCCCCTTTTTATTCGTGGATGGCATTGCCAAATTAATTCCGATGGAGCTGGGCATTACATTAAAGGATGCTATTGAAAAAGAGAGTCAAATTAGAGACAGGATTAAAAAGGAAGAAGAAGTCAAAGAGCTTTTTGATTTGGCATTAAAGCTCGAGGGGTTGATTAGAAATGTGAGTATGCATGCCGGCGGTGTATTGATTGCACCGAGTGAGATATCTAAATTCTCCCCCATTTATTGTCAGGCCGAAGGTGAAGGTGTGGTGAGTCAGTTTGATAAGGATGATGTTGAAGCTTTGGGCTTGGTCAAGTTCGACTTTTTAGGACTAAGAACACTCACTATCTTGTCAATGGCGTTAGAAAATGCGAATTCATTAAGACAAAAAGATGATTTAGAACCGCTTGATCTTGAAGAGATTGCAATTGATGATGAGCCTACCTATGATTTGTTGAAGGCTTCAAATACAACAGCGGTATTTCAGCTTGAATCCAGAGGAATGAAGGATATGTTAAAACAAGCGAAACCGGATTGCTTTGAAGATATTATTGCGCTCGTCGCGCTTTACCGTCCGGGTCCCATGGATTTAATCCCAGAATTTTGTCGAAGAAAGCATGGGATTGATGCTGTTTCTTATCCTCACCCTGCGACAAAAGAAATTTTAAAAGAGACCTATGGCATTGCCGTATATCAAGAGCAGGTGATGCAAATTGCGCAGGTAGTCGCAGGATACACACTTGGAAGTGCTGATTTGCTGAGACGTGCGATGGGTAAGAAGAAAGTTGAGGAAATGGATGCACAGCGTGCAAATTTCATAGAAGGTGCGACAAAGAATGATCTTAACGAAAGGCAGGCCAATGATTTATTTGATTTATTAGAAAAATTTGCAGGCTATGGCTTTAATAAATCACACGCAGCAGCATATGCCAAGATTGCTTACCAAACTGCATATTTAAAGACGCATTACGCATCCTCGTTTATTGCAGCCTCAATGTCAGCAGATATGAATAACACCGATAACGTGCATTTATTATTTGATGACTGCTCAAGAAATAAAGTCGAGTTGCTTCCACCCAACATCAATCAAAGCCATTACAAGTTTGTCACCGTCAACCAAGATCAAATTTTATATGGTCTGGGTGCCTTAAAAGGTTCAGGTCAAATTGCCATTGAAGAAATTTTACAAGAAAGAAAAGAGAATGGACCCTTCAAATCCCTTTTTGATTTCACATCTCGACTTGATTTAAGGAAAGTTAACCGAAGAGTCATTGAATCACTAATAAAGGCGGGGGCATTTGATGAAATAGAAAAAAACAGAGCCTCATTATTGGCGAGTATTGGTTTAGCAATAAATTTTGCTGATCAAGCCAATGCCAATATCGGTCAGAATAATTTATTCGAAGCATCCGAGGAGCAGGCAGTTGACCTTGTTTCTGTTGAAAGCTGGGATACACAAAAGCAGTTGTTAGAGGAAAAAGAGGCTTTAGGTTTTTATTTTAGTGGGCACCCCTTCACCTACTATAAAAAAATGATTCGAGAGTTCATTCCAACAAAATTATCCGAACTCATCCC is a window of Methylophilales bacterium DNA encoding:
- the dnaE gene encoding DNA polymerase III subunit alpha yields the protein MKDAEQPKFIHLRCHSEYSVTDGIVKLEEYLNQALEVDMPALALTDLSNLFGAVKFYKKAIDKKIKPIIGCDVWLQNEKNREQPYRILVLCQSQEGYLNLSRLISKSFLDNQYKGRAEVKSAWLLEDFNKGLIILSGALQGEIGQLILNDKTKEASKVVLKWQEKFGDRFYLELQRYAEGKLLEDQERYIQQALHLATQHGIPVVATHPIQFMQADDFRAHETKTCIAEGYVLADSRRPKTFSPNQFFKDGEAMVDLFKDIPSAIENSFEIAKRCNFSFHLGETYLPNFPIPEGMKIDEFLKLEAEKGLKQRLESLPNQEAIDEKVYFDRLNFEVDVINQMGYAGYFLIVSDFINWSKQNNIPVGPGRGSGAGSVVAYSLGITDLDPIEYNLLFERFLNPDRVSMPDFDIDFCQEGRDQVIDYVKEKYGAESVSQIATFGTMAARAVIRDVGRVLDLPFLFVDGIAKLIPMELGITLKDAIEKESQIRDRIKKEEEVKELFDLALKLEGLIRNVSMHAGGVLIAPSEISKFSPIYCQAEGEGVVSQFDKDDVEALGLVKFDFLGLRTLTILSMALENANSLRQKDDLEPLDLEEIAIDDEPTYDLLKASNTTAVFQLESRGMKDMLKQAKPDCFEDIIALVALYRPGPMDLIPEFCRRKHGIDAVSYPHPATKEILKETYGIAVYQEQVMQIAQVVAGYTLGSADLLRRAMGKKKVEEMDAQRANFIEGATKNDLNERQANDLFDLLEKFAGYGFNKSHAAAYAKIAYQTAYLKTHYASSFIAASMSADMNNTDNVHLLFDDCSRNKVELLPPNINQSHYKFVTVNQDQILYGLGALKGSGQIAIEEILQERKENGPFKSLFDFTSRLDLRKVNRRVIESLIKAGAFDEIEKNRASLLASIGLAINFADQANANIGQNNLFEASEEQAVDLVSVESWDTQKQLLEEKEALGFYFSGHPFTYYKKMIREFIPTKLSELIPREPPYLVAGIISDVRFKMTSRGKIAIITLDDSEGRMDMVVGSKVLNDFYELIKEDQLLFVEGRVSHDDFTGGNRINVIKAFDLLSIQSTKAQLLKITLDKQANPDVLKNLLKPFCNGAFGADIKKCRVKVEYQNQQGKVELMLGPEWSVALHEDLIFGLVASYEDDNVKILYN